In the Tribolium castaneum strain GA2 chromosome 1, icTriCast1.1, whole genome shotgun sequence genome, one interval contains:
- the TP53INP gene encoding tumor protein p53-inducible nuclear protein 2, whose protein sequence is MFHNLTRYVIDQWLPQTTSSTAAEGVESNTTTSSRLTSAEAEDDWVLVDRRSDDSEGNSKSSSLESLNLEQEDDDDDGLIVVERSPDRVVVVNTGSLPVPALLTRTNSVPRVTTTTSMEESWFLTPPPCFISTGPVHMETSPLENLLIEHPSMSVYTHHGRRYNHFEEVEAEPEEVEVVVAVEEAGDSDDEGAVLVHRAPRVNRVHVLQQQERQGVKSKHAQKIQIQKSCKFVTRSTLDRTNKAREVNSRNRRQRRGERSQGAKRSYANNNRKC, encoded by the exons ATGTTCCATAACTTAACACGTTACGTCATCGATCAATGGTTACCACAAACGACGTCATCAACAGCGGCCGAAGGGGTCGAAAGCAACACAACAACATCCTCAAGACTGACTTCCGCCGAAGCGGAAGACGACTGGGTACTGGTGGACCGCCGGTCCGACGACAGCGAGGGTAACTCCAAGTCCAGCTCGTTGGAGAGTCTGAACCTGGAGCAGGAGGATGACGATGACGACGGTCTCATCGTGGTGGAACGAAGTCCCGACCGAGTCGTCGTCGTCAACACCGGCTCGCTTCCAGTACCTGCGCTACTCACACGTACCAATTCAGTGCCCCGGGTCACCACCACCACCTCCATGGAGGAGTCGTGGTTCCTCACACCGCCTCCGTGCTTCATCTCCACGGGACCGGTGCACATGGAGACGTCACCGTTGGAGAACCTCCTCATCGAGCATCCGAGCATGAGTGTGTACACGCACCATGGTCGGAGATACAATCATTTCGAGGAGGTGGAGGCCGAACCCGAGGAGGTGGAGGTGGTGGTGGCGGTGGAGGAAGCTGGGGATAGTGATGATGAAGGCGCCGTTTTAGTGCACAGGGCGCCACGTGTTAATAGGGTCCATGTGCTGCAGCAGCAGGAGCGCCAAGGGGTCAAGAGCAAGCACGCCCAAAAG ATCCAGATCCAGAAATCGTGCAAGTTTGTCACCCGCAGCACTCTGGACCGTACCAATAAGGCTCGTGAAGTAAACAGTCGCAATCGCCGACAAAGACGTGGGGAACGTTCCCAGGGCGCTAAACGTTCCTACGCCAACAATAACCGCAAGTGCTAA
- the LOC655118 gene encoding uncharacterized protein F13E9.13, mitochondrial has translation MLKFRQLFHTTKCAVVGMVHVGALPGTPLCNKSVDSLVFKACKEAEMYLKYGLDSILVENMHDVPYIQSKYFTPETVATMTRVCTEIRKIAPGTVPCGVQVLACGNLEALAVAKACNFDFIRAEGFVFGHVADEGYTDANAGLILRYRRQIQAENVLILADIKKKHSSHAITSDVSLVETAQAAQFFQADGLILTGVATGSPANVSELSQVKKFCSLPVLVGSGVTGDNLGDYMGADGVIVGSYFKKGGVWYEDVDEERVRNFMEKRKML, from the exons atgctGAAATTTCGCCAATTATTCCACACGACTAAATGTGCAGTGGTCGGAATGGTCCACGTGGGGGCCTTACCAG GGACCCCACTTTGCAACAAATCGGTCGATTCTTTGGTGTTTAAAGCATGCAAAGAGGCGGAAATGTATCTTAAATACGGACTCGACAGcattttggtcgaaaatatGCATGATGTGCCCTATATCCAGTCCAAGTATTTTACCCCCGAAACTGTGGCGACAATGACTAGGGTTTGTACGGAAATTCGGAAAATTGCCCCAGGGACGGTTCCCTGTGGCGTCCAG GTTCTGGCTTGTGGAAACCTGGAGGCTTTAGCTGTGGCTAAAGCTTGCAATTTTGACTTTATAAGGGCTGAAGGGTTCGTTTTCGGTCACGTGGCCGATGAAGGGTACACTGACGCCAACGCCGGTTTGATTTTGCGCTATCGCAGGCAAATCCAGGCCGAAAATGTGCTAATTTTGGCcgatattaagaaaaaacacag ctCTCATGCAATCACTAGTGACGTTTCATTGGTTGAGACGGCTCAAGCAGCGCAGTTTTTTCAAGCCGATGGCTTGATTTTGACTGGGGTTGCGACTGGAAGTCCGGCAAATGTGTCCGAATTGAGtcaagttaaaaagttttgttCGTTGCCGGTTTTGGTGGGGTCTGGGGTCACTGGGGATAATTTGGGGGATTATATGGGGGCTGATGGGGTTATTGTGgggtcatattttaaaaagggTGGGGTATGGTACGAAGATGTGGACGAGGAACGTGTGAGGAATTTTATGGAGAAGAGAAAAATGTTATAG
- the LOC655193 gene encoding uncharacterized protein LOC655193 yields the protein MALKLLFLVAICLTRTVLCENSTENFNETETAPQDLYVIKTVVYEVGILTDAGNDTNTNDTHEQVDVSFFDPSQNGTIDLSNIPLPIQTNVSGVSVTGLLPAANLAAILVPPSDGLPVLPKKQVTVTQNISTNNPDKGSEIISNLPKLLGLTKKNESETRD from the exons ATGGCgctcaaattattatttcttgtgGCGATTTGTTTAACGCGAACGgttttgtgtgaaaatagcaccgaaaattttaatgaaacagaAACGGCACCACAGGACTT ATATGTCATAAAAACAGTTGTTTATGAAGTTGGGATTCTCACAGATGCTGGAAACGATACAAATACGAACGACAc acACGAACAAGTCGATGTTTCGTTTTTCGATCCGTCCCAAAACGGAACTATTGACCTCTCAAATATTCCGCTTCCGATTCAAACAAATGTGAGTGGTGTTTCCGTTACTGGCCTTCTTCCTGCTGCAAATTTAGCCGCAATTTTGGTTCCGCCCAGCGATGGTTTGCCCGTTTTGCCCAAAAAACAGGTCACTGTGACGCAAAATATCAGCACGAATAATCCGGATAAAGGATCGGAGATTATTTCGAATTTGCCCAAACTTTTGGGTTTGACGAAGAAAAATGAGTCGGAGACGAGAGATTAG
- the LOC103314890 gene encoding uncharacterized protein LOC103314890 isoform X1, with product MSRKYFIICLLFSLWTIIQTTLHLLFVIYSYYLSICRKSPTESTTIFFYLTYLYSSDCPTPKIEASNSLDSYVTKIFNSILIDNNPSLDAIVKELLEKIHLFPDHVSASSRTSVFLLCFIILDGTWVISAVALLMGTCFGIKESLSLFFYGPWLVLTICVCLFDAAASVLFGLDISESTNFANWMSFVGITTPSSFDLDSQNPPLLLSATPSIALVCISSRFVIIWISNWVGFILVVKATISVYHETYKNERPPPNRLNLDTSAARIRNWQLFYGAVDTTTSSGSDKSDKDHNSNNQNEESGEFYAYSDVVEGRCLEELRGQLPWSYLREEGGSKGEVRIELEKRRENRLPSDTSTVSGTEL from the exons ATGTCACGGAAGTATTTCAttatttgtttgttgtttTCCTTGTGGACTata aTTCAAACGACTTTGCACTTACTCTTCGTCATTTATTCCTACTATTTAAGCATCTGCCGAAAATCACCAACTGAGAGCACGACTATATTTTTCTACCTCACTTATTTATACA gCAGTGATTGTCCAACACCCAAAATCGAGGCCTCGAATTCTTTGGATTCTTACgttactaaaattttcaacagcATTTTGATCGACAATAATCCAAGTTTGGATGCAATTGTTAAAGAACTACTCGAAAAAATCCACTTGTTTCCAGACCATGTTTCTGCATCTTCCAGAACCTCGGTCTTTTTGTTGTGTTTCATTATTTTGGATGGCACTTGGGTGATATCAGCTGTGGCCCTTTTAA tgggTACTTGTTTTGGGATAAAGGAATCGTTatcgttgtttttttatggGCCTTGGTTGGTTCTAACCATTTGTGTTTGTCTCTTTGACGCCGCTGCAAGCGTACTTTTTGGTTTAGACATTTCAGAATCTACA AATTTCGCCAACTGGATGTCGTTCGTTGGCATCACCACCCCCTCCTCCTTTGACCTTGACTCCCAAAACCCTCCCCTCCTCCTCTCCGCCACCCCCTCCATCGCTCTCGTGTGCATAAGTAGCCGTTTCGTCATCATCTGGATCTCCAATTGGGTGGGTTTTATTCTCGTTGTCAAGGCAACCATTTCAGTGTACCATGAAACTTACAAAAATGAAAGACCACCACCAAATCGACTAAATCTAGACACCTCAGCTGCTCGAATTCGCAACTGGCAATTGTTTTACGGTGCTGTGGACACAACCACAAGTAGTGGAAGTGACAAAAGTGACAAAGATCACAACTCGAATAATCAGAATGAGGAATCGGGGGAGTTTTACGCCTACTCGGATGTGGTGGAGGGGCGCTGTTTGGAGGAGTTGAGGGGGCAGTTGCCATGGTCGTATCTCCGGGAGGAGGGGGGGAGTAAAGGGGAGGTGCGGATTGAGTTGGAGAAGAGGAGAGAAAATAGACTTCCGTCTGATACTTCGACCGTTTCCGGAACTGAACtctag
- the LOC103314890 gene encoding uncharacterized protein LOC103314890 isoform X2 — MSRKYFIICLLFSLWTIIQTTLHLLFVIYSYYLSICRKSPTESTTIFFYLTYLYSSDCPTPKIEASNSLDSYVTKIFNSILIDNNPSLDAIVKELLEKIHLFPDHVSASSRTSVFLLCFIILDGTWVISAVALLMGTCFGIKESLSLFFYGPWLVLTICVCLFDAAASVLFGLDISESTNFANWMSFVGITTPSSFDLDSQNPPLLLSATPSIALVCISSRFVIIWISNWVGFILVVKATISVYHETYKNERPPPNRLNLDTSAARIRNWQLFYGAVDTTTSSGSDKSDKDHNSNNQNEESGEFYAYSDVVEGRCLEELRGQLPWSYLREEGGSKGEVRIELEKRRENRLPSDTSTVSGTEL; from the exons ATGTCACGGAAGTATTTCAttatttgtttgttgtttTCCTTGTGGACTata aTTCAAACGACTTTGCACTTACTCTTCGTCATTTATTCCTACTATTTAAGCATCTGCCGAAAATCACCAACTGAGAGCACGACTATATTTTTCTACCTCACTTATTTATACAGTAG TGATTGTCCAACACCCAAAATCGAGGCCTCGAATTCTTTGGATTCTTACgttactaaaattttcaacagcATTTTGATCGACAATAATCCAAGTTTGGATGCAATTGTTAAAGAACTACTCGAAAAAATCCACTTGTTTCCAGACCATGTTTCTGCATCTTCCAGAACCTCGGTCTTTTTGTTGTGTTTCATTATTTTGGATGGCACTTGGGTGATATCAGCTGTGGCCCTTTTAA tgggTACTTGTTTTGGGATAAAGGAATCGTTatcgttgtttttttatggGCCTTGGTTGGTTCTAACCATTTGTGTTTGTCTCTTTGACGCCGCTGCAAGCGTACTTTTTGGTTTAGACATTTCAGAATCTACA AATTTCGCCAACTGGATGTCGTTCGTTGGCATCACCACCCCCTCCTCCTTTGACCTTGACTCCCAAAACCCTCCCCTCCTCCTCTCCGCCACCCCCTCCATCGCTCTCGTGTGCATAAGTAGCCGTTTCGTCATCATCTGGATCTCCAATTGGGTGGGTTTTATTCTCGTTGTCAAGGCAACCATTTCAGTGTACCATGAAACTTACAAAAATGAAAGACCACCACCAAATCGACTAAATCTAGACACCTCAGCTGCTCGAATTCGCAACTGGCAATTGTTTTACGGTGCTGTGGACACAACCACAAGTAGTGGAAGTGACAAAAGTGACAAAGATCACAACTCGAATAATCAGAATGAGGAATCGGGGGAGTTTTACGCCTACTCGGATGTGGTGGAGGGGCGCTGTTTGGAGGAGTTGAGGGGGCAGTTGCCATGGTCGTATCTCCGGGAGGAGGGGGGGAGTAAAGGGGAGGTGCGGATTGAGTTGGAGAAGAGGAGAGAAAATAGACTTCCGTCTGATACTTCGACCGTTTCCGGAACTGAACtctag